A window of Chitinophaga sp. MM2321 contains these coding sequences:
- a CDS encoding OsmC family protein has product MKIALQRVDDGFNMEAVDEGGHKVLMDSSVENGGKNNGVRPMQMVIMGLGGCSAIDVLMILKKQRQDVKDLRIEIDGEREKGKEPSLWETAHIIFHLTGNIDADKAARAVELSMNKYCSVAETLRQANTKLTWEVKLNA; this is encoded by the coding sequence ATGAAAATAGCATTACAAAGAGTAGACGACGGATTTAATATGGAGGCGGTAGATGAAGGCGGTCATAAAGTGCTGATGGATTCGTCTGTGGAAAATGGCGGTAAAAACAATGGGGTAAGACCTATGCAGATGGTTATTATGGGCCTTGGTGGCTGTTCTGCCATTGATGTACTGATGATCCTGAAGAAACAACGCCAGGACGTAAAAGACCTTCGTATCGAGATAGACGGGGAGCGGGAAAAAGGTAAAGAGCCTTCCCTTTGGGAAACAGCCCACATCATTTTTCATCTCACCGGTAATATCGATGCTGATAAAGCGGCGCGCGCCGTGGAACTATCCATGAATAAATATTGTTCAGTGGCGGAGACACTGAGGCAGGCCAATACAAAGCTGACCTGGGAAGTGAAACTGAACGCTTAA
- a CDS encoding O-succinylhomoserine sulfhydrylase yields the protein MSKENQYQPDTNAVRVQTARTDQMEHSTPMFLTSSFCFDNAEEMRATFADETDFNIYSRFSNPNVDEFVQKMCVLEGAEAGYATASGMSAIFASFMALLKAGDHLLSARSIFGSTHTVVTKFLPKWGIESSYFDINDPAGVEAMIQPNTRMIFVETPSNPGLEIIDIELLAKIANKHNIILNVDNCFATPVLQRPIAAGAHIVTHSATKWIDGQGRVLGGAVVGKKELIKEIHTFCRSTGPAMSPFNAWVLSKSLETLFIRMERHSESAFKLAKALEGNVHLDSVKYPFLPSHPQYDIARKQMSGGGGIVCFELKGGLERGAGFLNALKLLSLTANLGDSRSIASHPASTTHAKLSDEEKANVGITAGLIRISVGLENIKDILEDIEMALDKSK from the coding sequence ATGAGCAAAGAAAATCAATACCAACCGGATACTAATGCCGTGAGGGTTCAAACCGCCAGAACAGACCAGATGGAACACTCAACACCGATGTTCCTCACTTCCAGTTTCTGTTTTGATAATGCGGAGGAAATGCGTGCTACTTTCGCCGATGAAACGGACTTCAATATCTACAGCCGTTTCAGTAATCCCAATGTAGACGAGTTTGTACAAAAAATGTGTGTGCTGGAAGGTGCGGAGGCGGGCTACGCCACCGCTTCCGGGATGAGTGCTATCTTTGCCAGCTTTATGGCGCTGCTGAAAGCAGGTGATCATTTGCTGAGTGCCCGTTCCATCTTCGGTTCCACCCATACGGTGGTGACCAAATTCTTACCAAAGTGGGGGATCGAATCATCCTATTTCGATATCAATGATCCGGCCGGTGTTGAGGCGATGATTCAGCCCAATACCCGCATGATCTTCGTGGAAACACCCTCTAATCCGGGCCTGGAGATCATCGATATTGAGCTCCTGGCAAAGATTGCCAACAAACATAACATCATCCTCAATGTAGATAACTGCTTTGCTACCCCGGTACTGCAAAGGCCCATCGCGGCAGGTGCGCATATCGTTACCCATTCGGCCACCAAGTGGATCGACGGGCAGGGACGTGTACTCGGCGGCGCTGTAGTGGGTAAGAAAGAGCTGATCAAAGAGATCCATACCTTCTGCAGAAGTACAGGACCGGCCATGTCACCCTTCAATGCATGGGTGCTGAGTAAAAGCCTGGAAACATTATTCATCCGCATGGAACGGCATTCAGAAAGCGCGTTCAAACTGGCGAAAGCACTCGAAGGCAATGTACACCTTGACTCCGTGAAGTATCCTTTCCTGCCCAGTCATCCGCAATATGATATTGCCCGGAAACAAATGAGCGGCGGTGGTGGCATCGTTTGTTTTGAACTGAAAGGCGGGCTTGAAAGAGGCGCCGGTTTCCTCAATGCCCTGAAGTTGCTGTCGCTGACTGCCAACCTGGGAGATAGCCGCAGCATTGCATCTCATCCCGCCAGTACTACACACGCAAAACTCAGCGATGAGGAAAAAGCAAACGTAGGTATAACGGCAGGGCTTATACGTATTTCAGTAGGTCTTGAAAATATCAAAGATATCCTGGAAGATATTGAAATGGCACTGGACAAGAGTAAATAA
- a CDS encoding DUF5686 and carboxypeptidase regulatory-like domain-containing protein, translating to MIKYLPTLFCFFLTSYCQANAVRGSVTDNKHQPLPFATILIKGTSTGTTTNAAGQYQLELAPGQYTIVCQYMGYRKTETVITVNNTVQTLDFHLEPINMQIREVVVKSGGEDPAYAIIRQAIRKRAFYQQQVKEYTCMSYIKGTIGMKGTPTRFMGQKIDKKDIGVDSTGKGMIFLSESVTKISYRLPDKMKLEVISSRKSGGGFGLSFPAFISFYDNNVAAVITQMGPRGYISPIAQNALSYYKYKLEGEFVEDGITVNKILVIPRRKQEPLFSGYIFITDKDWRIHSTDLILTSEYQLEIMDTLRIRQTHVPVAHDVWRVKDQVMYMSFRKFGFAMEGNFVNVYSDYNVKPAFPPKYFDNVFLKYDTAFDKKNIPYWDSIRPVPLEEAEIKDYHEKDSTAKANRDSAFSRYTLDSLQQKQKKVKVMDVLWGGVKHNYYFRRDSAIEHHELRVKSLVKSLKYNTVEGLVLAIEPTAYFNLGEERNLRVTPFVRYGLSNTHLNAYTQIDYSSASQIKKKYGHNNWSLAGGKRISQFNQDNPIDNITNEFYTLLLKENYMKLYENWFGHLQYSRTFQTNDRFTAGITYENRNPVVNTTDFVIFKNDNKQFTPNHPYELAGVPFNKHTALVLDLSFRFQPGQQFVELPDRKLPFGSKYPTFEIGYSKGIPNVVNSIVDFDKWNVSMFDRMNFKLFGEFRYRVSAGGFITAGNVQLPDYQHFNGNQTFYNMKYLNSFQLAPYYKYSTTAPFYTTANLEHHFNGLLTNKIPLFNRLKWNLVIGANAFYVNGDNNYVEAFAGLENILKMFRVDVVSGYQSQDKTRIGVRVGFGGLFGGLVSFNK from the coding sequence ATGATAAAATACTTACCTACCCTGTTTTGTTTTTTCCTCACTTCTTACTGTCAGGCTAATGCGGTCAGAGGCAGCGTTACCGACAACAAGCATCAACCCCTTCCTTTTGCAACCATATTAATTAAAGGCACTTCCACAGGTACAACTACCAACGCAGCAGGCCAATACCAGCTGGAGCTGGCGCCGGGTCAGTATACGATTGTTTGTCAGTATATGGGTTACCGTAAAACAGAAACCGTTATCACCGTAAACAACACCGTGCAAACACTGGATTTTCACCTGGAACCTATCAACATGCAGATCAGGGAAGTAGTGGTGAAATCGGGGGGCGAAGATCCCGCTTATGCCATTATCCGGCAGGCGATCAGGAAACGTGCTTTTTATCAGCAACAGGTAAAGGAGTATACCTGCATGTCCTATATCAAAGGCACCATTGGTATGAAAGGAACGCCCACCCGCTTCATGGGACAAAAAATCGATAAGAAAGATATAGGGGTAGACAGTACCGGTAAGGGCATGATCTTCCTGTCAGAATCTGTTACAAAAATATCTTACCGGCTGCCGGATAAGATGAAACTGGAAGTGATTTCTTCCCGTAAAAGTGGCGGCGGATTTGGATTGAGTTTCCCCGCTTTCATCAGCTTTTATGATAATAATGTGGCTGCCGTTATCACGCAGATGGGGCCACGGGGCTATATTTCACCCATTGCACAAAATGCACTTTCTTATTATAAATACAAACTGGAAGGAGAATTTGTGGAAGATGGAATTACGGTTAATAAGATTTTGGTGATACCGCGGCGTAAACAGGAACCCTTATTTTCCGGCTATATTTTCATTACAGACAAGGACTGGCGCATTCATAGTACAGACCTTATCCTGACATCGGAATACCAGCTGGAAATTATGGATACACTCCGTATCCGGCAAACGCATGTGCCTGTAGCCCACGATGTATGGCGGGTAAAGGACCAGGTGATGTATATGTCTTTCAGGAAATTCGGCTTTGCCATGGAAGGAAATTTTGTGAATGTATATTCAGACTATAATGTAAAGCCTGCCTTTCCACCTAAATATTTTGATAACGTCTTCCTGAAGTATGATACCGCATTTGACAAGAAAAATATTCCTTACTGGGATAGTATCCGGCCTGTGCCGCTGGAAGAGGCGGAGATAAAAGATTATCACGAAAAAGACAGTACTGCCAAAGCTAACCGTGATTCCGCTTTCTCGCGTTATACGCTGGATTCTTTGCAACAAAAACAGAAGAAGGTAAAGGTGATGGATGTGTTATGGGGAGGCGTTAAGCACAATTATTATTTCCGCCGGGATAGTGCTATTGAACATCATGAGTTGCGGGTAAAATCTTTGGTGAAATCGCTGAAATATAACACCGTAGAGGGGCTGGTGCTGGCAATAGAACCTACTGCGTACTTTAACCTGGGAGAGGAAAGAAACCTGCGTGTAACACCGTTTGTGCGTTACGGATTGAGCAATACTCACTTAAACGCCTATACGCAAATTGACTATAGCAGTGCCAGCCAGATCAAAAAAAAGTACGGCCATAATAACTGGAGCCTGGCAGGAGGGAAGCGGATCTCTCAATTCAACCAGGACAATCCTATTGATAATATCACGAATGAATTTTATACCCTGTTGCTGAAAGAAAATTATATGAAGCTGTATGAAAACTGGTTCGGCCATTTGCAGTACAGCCGTACGTTTCAGACGAATGACAGGTTTACAGCGGGTATTACCTATGAAAACAGGAATCCGGTAGTGAACACAACAGATTTTGTCATCTTCAAAAATGATAATAAGCAATTCACGCCCAATCATCCTTATGAACTGGCCGGTGTGCCGTTTAATAAACATACCGCCCTGGTGCTGGACTTGAGCTTTCGCTTTCAACCAGGGCAACAATTTGTGGAGCTCCCGGATCGCAAACTTCCATTCGGATCAAAGTATCCGACCTTTGAAATAGGCTATAGCAAAGGGATTCCCAATGTGGTGAACAGCATTGTGGATTTTGACAAATGGAATGTTTCCATGTTTGACAGAATGAACTTTAAATTGTTTGGTGAATTCCGTTACCGGGTAAGTGCAGGTGGATTTATTACTGCCGGCAATGTGCAGCTGCCGGATTACCAGCATTTCAATGGTAACCAGACTTTTTACAACATGAAATACCTGAACAGTTTCCAGTTGGCTCCCTATTACAAATACAGCACTACCGCGCCATTTTATACGACTGCCAACCTGGAACATCATTTCAATGGTTTGCTCACAAATAAAATTCCGTTGTTTAACCGGCTGAAATGGAACCTGGTCATAGGCGCCAATGCCTTTTATGTAAATGGCGATAATAACTATGTAGAAGCTTTTGCCGGCCTGGAAAACATCTTGAAAATGTTCAGGGTCGATGTAGTGTCCGGCTACCAGAGCCAGGATAAAACACGTATAGGCGTGAGAGTTGGGTTTGGTGGCTTGTTCGGGGGGCTTGTCAGCTTCAATAAATAA
- a CDS encoding rhodanese-related sulfurtransferase, which produces MALHNRVSAAELKQRLAMETIKRVTISFYQYAKIEDPQAFRDQLYGTLFKLDVFGRIYVAHEGINAQLSVPQHHFEALKEALYAISFLHGVRLNIAVDDDGKSFFVLKIKVREKIVADGIEDPAFDMANRGKYVDAKGFNELTNDPDTVVVDMRNHYEYEVGHFEGAIEVPSDTFRDQLPMAVDMLRDQKDKNIIMYCTGGIRCEKASAYMLHNGFKNVFHLEGGIIEYTNKAKQQGLPIKFKGKNFVFDDRLGERISEDVISHCHQCGEPCDTHTNCLNEGCHLLFIQCDACAKKYHGCCSEACQTVNALPEEEKAAMRKGVEKGLMFNKSRRRKIPK; this is translated from the coding sequence ATGGCCTTACACAACAGAGTATCCGCCGCCGAACTCAAGCAACGGCTGGCGATGGAAACAATTAAACGCGTTACTATTTCTTTCTACCAGTACGCGAAAATCGAAGACCCGCAGGCTTTCCGCGACCAACTGTACGGAACCCTTTTCAAACTGGATGTATTCGGACGTATTTATGTAGCACATGAAGGCATCAATGCCCAACTCAGTGTGCCGCAACATCATTTTGAGGCGCTGAAGGAAGCGTTGTACGCCATCTCCTTCCTCCATGGTGTACGGTTGAATATTGCAGTAGATGATGATGGTAAATCATTCTTCGTATTAAAAATTAAAGTACGGGAGAAGATTGTAGCGGATGGTATCGAAGATCCTGCTTTTGATATGGCCAACCGCGGTAAATATGTAGATGCAAAAGGCTTTAATGAACTCACCAATGATCCTGATACCGTGGTGGTGGATATGCGCAATCACTATGAATATGAAGTAGGACATTTTGAAGGCGCCATTGAAGTGCCCTCCGATACTTTCCGCGATCAGCTACCCATGGCGGTTGATATGCTCCGGGATCAGAAAGACAAAAACATCATCATGTACTGTACCGGTGGGATCCGCTGTGAGAAAGCTTCTGCCTATATGCTACATAACGGGTTCAAAAATGTATTTCACCTGGAAGGGGGCATCATTGAATATACCAACAAAGCAAAACAACAAGGGCTGCCCATTAAATTCAAAGGTAAAAACTTTGTATTCGATGACCGCCTGGGTGAGCGCATCAGTGAAGATGTTATCAGCCATTGTCATCAGTGTGGTGAACCTTGTGATACACATACCAACTGTTTGAATGAAGGTTGTCATCTCTTGTTCATTCAATGTGATGCCTGTGCAAAAAAGTACCATGGCTGTTGCAGTGAAGCTTGTCAGACTGTGAATGCACTACCCGAAGAAGAGAAAGCCGCTATGCGGAAAGGTGTAGAGAAAGGGCTGATGTTCAATAAATCCAGACGAAGAAAAATTCCTAAATAA
- a CDS encoding CusA/CzcA family heavy metal efflux RND transporter, whose protein sequence is MNKFIRNIVAFSLKNKLFVFFSVATLIVAGVFSFLHTPIEAFPDVTNTQIVIVTKWNGRSAQEVERFVTLPVEVAMNAVQRKTSVRSVTMFGLSVVKIMFEDDVEDFFARQQVNNMLASIQLPEGAEPEVQPPYGPTGEIFRYYLKSNKRDSRDLLTWQNWVIDRQIRSVPGVADVVAFGGQEKIYEISADPVRLAKYDITPLELYQAVAKSNVNVGGDIIEKNGQAYVVRGIGLLNSIPDIQNIIIQNINGVPLLVKDLANVHEASAPRVGQVGLDKNDDLVEGIVVMRKGENPSEVLVRLKEKLKELNETILPDDIKMETFYDRDNLMDFCTHTVMHNLLEGIIFVTVIVFIFMADWRTTVIVSIIIPLALLFAFMCLRIKGMSANLLSMGAIDFGIIIDGAVVMVEGIFVMLDHKAHRYGMERFNKMAKLGWIKQTGGELAKAIFFSKLIIIISLIPIFSFQKVEGKMFSPLAWTLGFALMGALLFTLTLVPVLCSILLNKNVKEKNNFVVKFFDRIVTNGFNWTYRNKRLSLTLSLTFMVLTFLSAKFLGTEFLPQLNEGSLWVTTELPMSMSLTESTKMAHKIRQDLGAFPEVKRVLSQVGRSNDGTDPNGFYFIQYQVDLAPKDEWKRKLTQDELISQMEQRLKKYPGIILNFSQPISDNVSEAVAGFKAANGVKIYGDDLVQLEALSQQVVAQLKTVPGIKDLGVIRNIGQPEMSINLDDNKMAQYGVSTGDAQAVIEMAIGGKTATQLYEGEKKFDIRIRYDENYRKTEEDLANLMVPTINNNKVPLKEIAEIKTITGPAFIYRDMNKRFIGVKFSVRDRDLGSTIAEAQHKINEVIKLPKAYSIGWTGEFENQVRATQRLGQVVPVSIIAIFVVLFIMLGNVKDAGLVLMNVPFALIGGILALHVTGMNFGISAGVGFIALFGICIQNGVILISVFHKNLLAKVHLNEAIRMGVQSRIRPVVMTALMAAIGLVPAALSHGIGSETQKPLAIVVIGGLITATVLTLLVFPIIFYGAYKNKKASM, encoded by the coding sequence ATGAACAAATTCATCAGAAATATAGTAGCCTTTTCGCTCAAGAATAAACTGTTTGTTTTCTTCAGCGTTGCTACGTTGATTGTTGCAGGCGTGTTTTCATTTTTGCATACACCTATTGAAGCATTTCCCGATGTTACCAATACACAGATAGTGATCGTGACCAAATGGAACGGCCGCAGTGCACAGGAAGTAGAACGTTTTGTAACACTGCCCGTGGAAGTAGCCATGAACGCAGTACAACGTAAAACCAGTGTTCGTTCTGTGACTATGTTTGGTCTTTCTGTTGTAAAGATCATGTTTGAAGATGATGTGGAAGATTTCTTTGCACGGCAACAAGTCAATAATATGCTGGCCAGCATCCAACTGCCGGAAGGGGCCGAACCGGAAGTACAGCCTCCCTACGGCCCTACGGGTGAAATATTCCGTTATTATTTAAAGAGCAACAAACGCGACTCCCGCGATCTGCTTACCTGGCAGAATTGGGTGATAGACCGCCAGATTCGCAGTGTGCCCGGTGTAGCCGATGTAGTTGCCTTTGGCGGACAGGAAAAAATTTATGAGATCTCCGCAGATCCCGTACGTCTCGCTAAATATGATATTACCCCGCTGGAATTGTACCAGGCCGTTGCCAAAAGTAATGTGAATGTAGGCGGCGACATCATTGAAAAAAACGGGCAGGCATATGTGGTACGTGGTATCGGCTTGCTCAACAGCATCCCTGATATTCAGAATATCATCATACAGAATATCAACGGCGTACCGCTACTGGTAAAGGACCTGGCCAATGTGCACGAAGCTTCCGCCCCGCGCGTGGGACAAGTAGGCCTGGATAAAAATGATGACCTCGTAGAAGGAATTGTGGTCATGCGCAAAGGAGAAAATCCCAGTGAAGTACTGGTGCGCCTGAAAGAAAAGCTGAAAGAACTGAATGAAACCATCCTGCCGGATGACATAAAAATGGAAACCTTCTATGACCGTGATAACCTCATGGATTTTTGCACACACACCGTGATGCACAACCTTCTGGAAGGTATCATTTTCGTAACAGTGATCGTATTCATTTTTATGGCCGACTGGCGCACCACCGTGATCGTATCCATTATTATACCGCTGGCATTATTATTTGCCTTTATGTGCTTGCGCATAAAAGGTATGAGTGCAAACCTGCTGTCTATGGGCGCTATCGACTTTGGTATTATCATAGATGGTGCAGTGGTAATGGTGGAAGGCATTTTTGTAATGCTCGATCACAAAGCCCACCGGTATGGGATGGAGCGGTTTAATAAGATGGCTAAACTGGGATGGATCAAACAGACAGGTGGAGAACTGGCAAAGGCCATCTTCTTCTCAAAACTCATTATCATCATTTCCCTGATCCCTATCTTTTCTTTCCAGAAGGTAGAGGGTAAAATGTTTTCCCCACTGGCCTGGACACTGGGCTTTGCGTTAATGGGCGCCTTGTTGTTTACCCTTACACTGGTGCCTGTATTGTGTTCTATCCTGCTAAATAAAAATGTAAAAGAGAAGAACAACTTTGTGGTGAAATTCTTTGACCGCATTGTTACCAATGGTTTCAACTGGACATATAGAAATAAAAGACTGAGCCTAACCTTGTCGCTCACCTTTATGGTGCTGACATTCCTCTCTGCAAAATTCCTGGGAACGGAATTCCTGCCACAGCTGAATGAAGGCTCCCTGTGGGTTACCACCGAACTACCCATGAGCATGTCGCTCACGGAAAGCACCAAAATGGCGCATAAAATCCGGCAGGACCTGGGCGCATTCCCGGAAGTAAAGAGGGTCTTGTCGCAGGTGGGCCGCTCTAATGATGGTACAGATCCTAACGGATTTTATTTCATACAATACCAGGTGGATCTGGCGCCTAAAGATGAATGGAAACGCAAGCTCACGCAAGACGAGCTGATCTCACAGATGGAACAACGTCTGAAAAAATATCCTGGTATTATTCTCAACTTCTCCCAACCTATCAGTGATAACGTATCGGAAGCGGTGGCCGGTTTTAAAGCCGCTAACGGCGTCAAGATCTACGGGGATGATCTGGTGCAGCTGGAGGCGCTGTCGCAACAGGTAGTGGCACAATTGAAGACAGTACCGGGTATCAAAGACCTTGGCGTGATCCGGAATATTGGTCAGCCTGAAATGAGTATTAACCTGGACGATAACAAGATGGCACAATACGGTGTGTCTACCGGCGATGCACAGGCTGTCATAGAAATGGCGATTGGTGGTAAAACAGCTACGCAGTTATATGAAGGTGAGAAGAAATTTGATATCCGTATCCGTTATGATGAGAATTACCGGAAGACGGAAGAAGACCTGGCTAACCTGATGGTACCTACTATCAACAACAACAAGGTGCCGCTGAAAGAAATAGCTGAAATAAAAACAATCACCGGTCCGGCATTTATTTACCGTGATATGAACAAGCGTTTTATTGGCGTGAAGTTCTCTGTACGTGACCGTGACCTCGGTTCTACCATTGCAGAAGCACAGCATAAAATCAATGAGGTCATTAAACTACCTAAAGCCTACAGCATAGGCTGGACGGGCGAATTCGAGAACCAGGTACGTGCCACACAGCGTTTGGGACAGGTAGTGCCGGTTAGCATCATCGCCATTTTTGTGGTGCTATTTATTATGCTGGGTAATGTGAAAGATGCAGGACTGGTGTTGATGAACGTACCTTTTGCATTGATCGGCGGCATCCTCGCATTGCATGTTACCGGTATGAATTTCGGTATCTCCGCAGGTGTTGGATTCATCGCGTTGTTCGGAATCTGTATTCAAAACGGGGTAATACTCATATCTGTATTCCACAAAAACTTACTGGCGAAGGTCCATTTAAATGAAGCGATCAGGATGGGTGTACAAAGCCGTATCCGTCCGGTAGTGATGACAGCCCTCATGGCGGCCATCGGCCTGGTGCCGGCAGCATTGTCACATGGCATTGGTTCCGAAACACAGAAGCCATTGGCCATTGTGGTGATCGGTGGTTTGATTACTGCAACCGTACTTACCCTACTCGTGTTTCCGATCATTTTTTATGGCGCCTATAAAAATAAGAAAGCATCCATGTAA
- a CDS encoding carbohydrate porin, with translation MKQLFSIGLLTLCSTKLLGQGKKTDSIIPYSFHFQQTLVTQWHPDFPAKYSGPNSFHTHEASATSITSTLYVGMRPLKNLELYLNPELAGGTGLSKATGIAGFPNGETFRVGSPKPKIYLARAYAVYTLPLTMRTEVHKDDLNNIAGTTPTHYLRFIGGKYCLADFFDLNAYSHDPRTQFLNWSLMGNGAWDYPADVRGYTLALTLQYRKDNWILQAATSLEPTEANGPKLNYHYHTSNGEVVEITHTYTLNRHEGNMRVMTFINQAPMGDYQEAINTSTHPPDITSVRRNGHTKYGIGVNLDQEFTTDGGAFLKASWNDGHHETWAYTEIDRSVSAGWLQAGTSWRRAQDNAGLALVVNGLSPDHRHYLEAGGSGFMLGDGQLNYGPEMLSEIFYQYNITRLHIALSPDYQFVMHPGYNKDRGPVNILGLRTRVAF, from the coding sequence ATGAAGCAATTATTTTCCATAGGACTGTTAACACTCTGCAGTACCAAATTACTGGGACAGGGTAAGAAAACGGATAGTATTATCCCGTACTCTTTCCATTTCCAGCAAACCCTGGTAACACAGTGGCATCCTGACTTTCCGGCGAAGTATTCAGGGCCCAACAGCTTTCATACACATGAAGCAAGTGCAACCTCCATCACCAGCACACTGTACGTAGGAATGCGCCCGTTAAAAAATCTGGAACTATATTTAAACCCCGAACTCGCCGGTGGCACAGGTCTCAGCAAAGCCACCGGCATCGCGGGTTTCCCCAATGGGGAAACATTCCGGGTGGGCAGTCCCAAACCAAAAATTTACCTCGCGCGTGCTTATGCCGTTTATACGTTACCGTTAACCATGCGAACAGAAGTCCATAAGGATGATCTGAATAATATAGCCGGCACCACGCCCACTCATTATTTACGCTTTATTGGTGGGAAATATTGTCTGGCGGACTTCTTTGATTTAAACGCCTATAGCCATGACCCACGCACCCAGTTCCTTAACTGGTCGCTCATGGGCAATGGCGCCTGGGATTATCCCGCGGATGTACGGGGGTATACCCTGGCCTTAACATTACAATACCGGAAAGATAACTGGATACTGCAGGCAGCTACCTCCCTGGAGCCAACAGAAGCCAACGGCCCCAAACTTAATTATCACTATCATACGTCTAACGGAGAAGTGGTAGAGATAACGCATACGTATACCCTGAATAGACACGAAGGCAATATGCGTGTGATGACGTTCATCAACCAGGCCCCCATGGGCGACTACCAGGAGGCTATAAACACATCCACCCACCCTCCTGACATCACTTCCGTACGTCGCAATGGTCATACCAAATACGGTATTGGCGTGAACCTCGATCAGGAGTTCACCACAGACGGTGGCGCTTTTCTAAAAGCATCCTGGAATGATGGCCATCATGAAACCTGGGCCTATACAGAAATAGATCGTTCTGTAAGCGCCGGATGGTTACAGGCTGGTACATCATGGCGCCGTGCACAGGACAATGCAGGCCTCGCGCTGGTAGTAAACGGACTATCTCCCGACCACCGCCATTATCTGGAAGCCGGCGGATCCGGCTTTATGCTTGGTGACGGTCAGCTCAACTATGGCCCTGAAATGCTTTCCGAAATTTTCTATCAATATAACATCACCAGGCTACATATTGCTTTAAGTCCGGACTACCAGTTTGTGATGCATCCCGGCTACAACAAGGACCGCGGACCGGTAAATATCCTAGGATTAAGGACCAGAGTGGCTTTCTAA
- a CDS encoding efflux RND transporter periplasmic adaptor subunit, which translates to MKQPVLFLGFSLLAAVIWSGCKHSQAEDSEKSTFVLSDTMLKNIRIDTAHIQPVLNEVRLSGKVAPNGGKVLKVYPLVSGYVEDIKVQLGDYVQKGQVLAVIHSAEIADYEKQLAQARSDRGVAEKNLKVAQDLFDSRLSTEKDVVNANGELEKSNAEITRLNDLFKIYRKGKGATYLVTAPISGYIIEKNINNSMEIRTDNSTNIFTISELDDVWVMANVFETDIAKIKEGYEADVVTVSYPDEPFHGKIDKIYNFLDPATKTMQVRISIDNKNMLLKPEMFATVYVKYTDKEEKIAVPSAAVIFDNSKNYVLVFKDKFNIAVREVEVAKTAGDITYLQSGLQPEEKVISTNQLLIYDALKD; encoded by the coding sequence ATGAAACAGCCTGTTTTATTTCTTGGCTTTTCGCTGCTGGCAGCAGTTATATGGAGTGGATGCAAACATAGCCAGGCGGAGGATTCAGAGAAGAGCACATTTGTACTCAGCGATACCATGCTGAAAAATATACGGATCGATACCGCACATATACAACCGGTGTTGAACGAAGTACGGCTTTCCGGTAAGGTGGCCCCCAATGGTGGTAAAGTATTAAAGGTATATCCGCTGGTAAGTGGTTATGTGGAAGATATAAAAGTACAATTGGGCGATTACGTACAAAAGGGACAGGTACTCGCTGTGATCCACAGTGCAGAAATAGCTGACTATGAGAAGCAGCTGGCACAGGCGCGTTCCGATCGCGGCGTAGCCGAAAAAAACCTGAAAGTGGCCCAGGACCTGTTCGACAGCCGCCTGAGTACAGAAAAAGATGTGGTAAATGCCAATGGTGAACTGGAAAAATCAAATGCCGAAATCACCCGGCTGAATGACCTGTTTAAAATATACCGCAAAGGTAAAGGTGCTACCTATCTCGTTACGGCACCTATTTCCGGCTATATCATTGAAAAGAATATCAACAACAGTATGGAAATCCGTACGGATAACAGCACCAATATATTCACCATCTCCGAACTGGATGATGTATGGGTAATGGCCAATGTTTTTGAAACAGATATCGCCAAAATAAAAGAAGGATATGAAGCGGATGTAGTAACCGTGAGTTACCCTGATGAACCCTTCCATGGCAAGATTGACAAGATCTACAACTTCCTGGACCCTGCTACTAAAACCATGCAGGTAAGGATTAGTATCGATAATAAAAATATGTTGCTGAAACCGGAGATGTTTGCTACTGTGTATGTAAAATATACAGATAAAGAAGAAAAAATCGCCGTGCCTTCTGCCGCTGTAATTTTTGATAACAGTAAGAACTATGTGCTGGTGTTTAAAGACAAGTTCAACATTGCAGTAAGAGAGGTAGAAGTAGCTAAAACAGCTGGCGACATCACTTATCTGCAATCCGGACTGCAACCCGAAGAGAAAGTGATCTCTACCAACCAGTTGCTGATCTACGACGCACTTAAAGACTAA